In one Cervus elaphus chromosome 9, mCerEla1.1, whole genome shotgun sequence genomic region, the following are encoded:
- the PDE4A gene encoding cAMP-specific 3',5'-cyclic phosphodiesterase 4A isoform X8: MARPRGLGRIPERQLEAFPAAAAAATEDEAFLPEPLAPRAPRRPRSPPASPVFFASPSPTFRRRLRLLRGFQDLGRQAWAGSGLEAENGPTPSPGRSPLDSQASPGLVLHAGAATSQRRESFLYRSDSDYDMSPKTMSRNSSVTSEAHAEDLIVTPFAQVLASLRSVRSNFSLLTNVPIPSNKRSPLGGPAPVCKATLSEETCQQLARETLEELDWCLEQLETMQTYRSVSEMASHKFKRMLNRELTHLSEMSRSGNQVSEYISTTFLDKRNEVEIPSPTIKDREKQQAPRQRPCQQPPAPGPQLQPMSQITGVKKLMHSSSLSDSSIPRFGVKTEQEELLAQELENLNKWGLNIFRVSDYAGGRSLSCIMYTIFQERDLLKKFRIPVDTMVTYMLTLEDHYHPDVAYHNSLHAADVLQSTHVLLATPALDAVFTDLEILAALFAAAIHDVDHPGVSNQFLINTNSELALMYNDESVLENHHLAVGFKLLQEDNCDIFQNLGKRQRQSLRKMVIDMVLATDMSKHMTLLADLKTMVETKKVTSSGVLLLDNYSDRIQVLRNMVHCADLSNPTKPLELYRQWTDRIMAEFFQQGDRERERGMEISPMCDKHTASVEKSQVGFIDYIVHPLWETWADLVHPDAQEILDTLEDNRDWYYSAIRQSPSPPPEEEPGGPGHPPPPDKFQFELTLDEEEEEEVCSVPGAAAVQELYTAQDASPPEGPLELDGQDPSAEVEIEEMYLTRRVDATGSVAAAGQDVSMPRGASVDVYVGCCRSIPALSPNSLAPLALRTPPPPEDDPGLLGLPSMAAEVGAQKEHQAAKRACCACTGTSGEEPTPGALPAPGGWGSAGGPT; encoded by the exons CTTGGAGGCGGAGAATGGACCGACACCGTCGCCAGGCCGCAGCCCGCTGGACTCGCAGGCGAGCCCGGGCCTTGTGCTGCATGCCGGGGCGGCCACCAGCCAGCGCCGGGAGTCCTTCCTCTACCGCTCGGACAGCGACTATGACATGTCACCCAAGACCATGTCCCGGAACTCGTCGGTCACCAGCGAGGC GCACGCAGAGGACCTCATCGTCACGCCGTTTGCCCAG GTGCTGGCCAGTCTCCGGAGCGTTCGCAGCAACTTCTCCCTCCTGACCAATGTGCCCATTCCCAGCAACAA GCGGTCCCCACTGGGCGGCCCAGCCCCCGTCTGCAAGGCCACGCTATCAG aggaGACGTGTCAGCAGTTGGCCCGGGAGACACTGGAGGAGCTGGACTGGTGTCTGGAGCAGCTGGAAACCATGCAGACCTACCGCTCCGTCAGCGAGATGGCTTCCCACAAG TTCAAGAGGATGCTAAACCGTGAACTCACACACCTGTCAGAGATGAGCAGGTCAGGAAACCAGGTCTCTGAGTACATCTCCACCACATTCCTGG ACAAGCGGAATGAAGTGGAGATCCCATCACCCACGATCAAAGATCGGGAAAAACAGCAAGCGCCACGGCAGAGACCTTGCCAGCAGCCCCCGGCCCCTGGGCCACAGCTCCAGCCCATGTCTCAGATCACTGGGGTGAAGAAGCTGATGCACAGCAGCAGCCTCAGTGATTCCAGCATCCCCCGCTTTGGGGTGAAGACTGAGCAAGAGGAGCTCCTGGCCCAA GAACTGGAAAACCTGAACAAGTGGGGCCTGAACATCTTTCGCGTGTCAGATTACGCTGGGGGCCGTTCCCTCAGCTGCATCATGTACACGATATTCCAG GAGCGGGACCTCCTGAAGAAGTTCCGCATCCCGGTGGACACTATGGTGACATACATGCTGACCCTAGAGGACCACTACCACCCGGATGTGGCTTACCACAACAGCCTGCATGCAGccgacgtgctgcagtccacccaTGTGCTGCTGGCCACACCGGCGTTGGAT GCCGTGTTCACGGACCTGGAGATTCTCGCTGCCCTCTTCGCGGCCGCCATCCACGACGTGGACCACCCTGGAGTCTCCAATCAGTTCCTCATCAACACCA ATTCGGAACTGGCGCTCATGTACAACGACGAGTCGGTGCTGGAGAATCACCACCTGGCCGTGGGCTTCAAGCTGCTGCAGGAAGACAACTGTGACATCTTCCAGAACCTCGGCAAGCGCCAGCGGCAGAGCCTGCGCAAGATGGTCATCGACATG GTGCTGGCCACGGATATGTCCAAGCACATGACCCTCCTGGCTGACCTGAAGACCATGGTGGAGACTAAGAAAGTGACCAGCTCGGGGGTTCTCTTGCTGGATAACTATTCCGACCGCATCCAG GTTCTACGGAACATGGTGCACTGCGCAGACCTGAGCAACCCCACCAAGCCGCTGGAGCTTTACCGCCAGTGGACCGACCGCATCATGGCCGAGTTCTTCCAGCAGGGCGACCGCGAACGTGAGCGAGGCATGGAGATCAGTCCCATGTGCGACAAGCACACAGCCTCAGTGGAGAAGTCTCAG GTGGGTTTCATCGACTATATCGTACACCCGCTGTGGGAGACGTGGGCTGACTTGGTCCACCCAGACGCCCAAGAGATCCTGGACACTCTGGAGGACAACCGGGACTGGTACTACAGCGCCATTCGGCAAAGCCCCTCGCCACCCCCcgaggaggagcctgggggaccgGGTCACCCCCCACCACCAGACAAGTTCCAGTTCGAGCTGACGCTGgacgaggaagaggaggaggaggtgtgcAGTGTCCCAGGCGCAGCTGCAGTTCAGGAATTGTACACGGCCCAGGACGCCTCCCCGCCTGAAGGCCCTTTGGAGCTTGATGGCCAGGATCCGTCTGCGGAGGTGGAGATAGAGGAAATGTACTTGACCCGGCGAGTGGACGCCACAGGTAGTGTGGCAGCAGCTGGCCAGGATGTGTCCATGCCCCGAGGCGCATCCGTGGATGTCTACGTGGGCTGCTGCCGCAGCATCCCTGCCCTGTCTCCTAATAGCCTTGCTCCGCTTGCCTTGAGGACACCGCCCCCTCCAGAGGACGACCCGGGCCTTCTGGGCCTCCCCTCCATGGCAGCCGAGGTGGGGGCCCAAAAAGAGCATCAGGCTGCCAAGAGGGCATGCTGTGCCTGCACGGGGACATCCGGCGAGGAACCCACTCCTGGAGCACTTCCAGCTCCCGGAGGCTGGGGGTCAGCTGGTGGCCCGACCTGA
- the PDE4A gene encoding cAMP-specific 3',5'-cyclic phosphodiesterase 4A isoform X7 produces the protein MRSSAAPRVRPRPPALALPPAGPESLVHFSFSEEDTCWYPPGRSVSLEAENGPTPSPGRSPLDSQASPGLVLHAGAATSQRRESFLYRSDSDYDMSPKTMSRNSSVTSEAHAEDLIVTPFAQVLASLRSVRSNFSLLTNVPIPSNKRSPLGGPAPVCKATLSEETCQQLARETLEELDWCLEQLETMQTYRSVSEMASHKFKRMLNRELTHLSEMSRSGNQVSEYISTTFLDKRNEVEIPSPTIKDREKQQAPRQRPCQQPPAPGPQLQPMSQITGVKKLMHSSSLSDSSIPRFGVKTEQEELLAQELENLNKWGLNIFRVSDYAGGRSLSCIMYTIFQERDLLKKFRIPVDTMVTYMLTLEDHYHPDVAYHNSLHAADVLQSTHVLLATPALDAVFTDLEILAALFAAAIHDVDHPGVSNQFLINTNSELALMYNDESVLENHHLAVGFKLLQEDNCDIFQNLGKRQRQSLRKMVIDMVLATDMSKHMTLLADLKTMVETKKVTSSGVLLLDNYSDRIQVLRNMVHCADLSNPTKPLELYRQWTDRIMAEFFQQGDRERERGMEISPMCDKHTASVEKSQVGFIDYIVHPLWETWADLVHPDAQEILDTLEDNRDWYYSAIRQSPSPPPEEEPGGPGHPPPPDKFQFELTLDEEEEEEVCSVPGAAAVQELYTAQDASPPEGPLELDGQDPSAEVEIEEMYLTRRVDATGSVAAAGQDVSMPRGASVDVYVGCCRSIPALSPNSLAPLALRTPPPPEDDPGLLGLPSMAAEVGAQKEHQAAKRACCACTGTSGEEPTPGALPAPGGWGSAGGPT, from the exons CTTGGAGGCGGAGAATGGACCGACACCGTCGCCAGGCCGCAGCCCGCTGGACTCGCAGGCGAGCCCGGGCCTTGTGCTGCATGCCGGGGCGGCCACCAGCCAGCGCCGGGAGTCCTTCCTCTACCGCTCGGACAGCGACTATGACATGTCACCCAAGACCATGTCCCGGAACTCGTCGGTCACCAGCGAGGC GCACGCAGAGGACCTCATCGTCACGCCGTTTGCCCAG GTGCTGGCCAGTCTCCGGAGCGTTCGCAGCAACTTCTCCCTCCTGACCAATGTGCCCATTCCCAGCAACAA GCGGTCCCCACTGGGCGGCCCAGCCCCCGTCTGCAAGGCCACGCTATCAG aggaGACGTGTCAGCAGTTGGCCCGGGAGACACTGGAGGAGCTGGACTGGTGTCTGGAGCAGCTGGAAACCATGCAGACCTACCGCTCCGTCAGCGAGATGGCTTCCCACAAG TTCAAGAGGATGCTAAACCGTGAACTCACACACCTGTCAGAGATGAGCAGGTCAGGAAACCAGGTCTCTGAGTACATCTCCACCACATTCCTGG ACAAGCGGAATGAAGTGGAGATCCCATCACCCACGATCAAAGATCGGGAAAAACAGCAAGCGCCACGGCAGAGACCTTGCCAGCAGCCCCCGGCCCCTGGGCCACAGCTCCAGCCCATGTCTCAGATCACTGGGGTGAAGAAGCTGATGCACAGCAGCAGCCTCAGTGATTCCAGCATCCCCCGCTTTGGGGTGAAGACTGAGCAAGAGGAGCTCCTGGCCCAA GAACTGGAAAACCTGAACAAGTGGGGCCTGAACATCTTTCGCGTGTCAGATTACGCTGGGGGCCGTTCCCTCAGCTGCATCATGTACACGATATTCCAG GAGCGGGACCTCCTGAAGAAGTTCCGCATCCCGGTGGACACTATGGTGACATACATGCTGACCCTAGAGGACCACTACCACCCGGATGTGGCTTACCACAACAGCCTGCATGCAGccgacgtgctgcagtccacccaTGTGCTGCTGGCCACACCGGCGTTGGAT GCCGTGTTCACGGACCTGGAGATTCTCGCTGCCCTCTTCGCGGCCGCCATCCACGACGTGGACCACCCTGGAGTCTCCAATCAGTTCCTCATCAACACCA ATTCGGAACTGGCGCTCATGTACAACGACGAGTCGGTGCTGGAGAATCACCACCTGGCCGTGGGCTTCAAGCTGCTGCAGGAAGACAACTGTGACATCTTCCAGAACCTCGGCAAGCGCCAGCGGCAGAGCCTGCGCAAGATGGTCATCGACATG GTGCTGGCCACGGATATGTCCAAGCACATGACCCTCCTGGCTGACCTGAAGACCATGGTGGAGACTAAGAAAGTGACCAGCTCGGGGGTTCTCTTGCTGGATAACTATTCCGACCGCATCCAG GTTCTACGGAACATGGTGCACTGCGCAGACCTGAGCAACCCCACCAAGCCGCTGGAGCTTTACCGCCAGTGGACCGACCGCATCATGGCCGAGTTCTTCCAGCAGGGCGACCGCGAACGTGAGCGAGGCATGGAGATCAGTCCCATGTGCGACAAGCACACAGCCTCAGTGGAGAAGTCTCAG GTGGGTTTCATCGACTATATCGTACACCCGCTGTGGGAGACGTGGGCTGACTTGGTCCACCCAGACGCCCAAGAGATCCTGGACACTCTGGAGGACAACCGGGACTGGTACTACAGCGCCATTCGGCAAAGCCCCTCGCCACCCCCcgaggaggagcctgggggaccgGGTCACCCCCCACCACCAGACAAGTTCCAGTTCGAGCTGACGCTGgacgaggaagaggaggaggaggtgtgcAGTGTCCCAGGCGCAGCTGCAGTTCAGGAATTGTACACGGCCCAGGACGCCTCCCCGCCTGAAGGCCCTTTGGAGCTTGATGGCCAGGATCCGTCTGCGGAGGTGGAGATAGAGGAAATGTACTTGACCCGGCGAGTGGACGCCACAGGTAGTGTGGCAGCAGCTGGCCAGGATGTGTCCATGCCCCGAGGCGCATCCGTGGATGTCTACGTGGGCTGCTGCCGCAGCATCCCTGCCCTGTCTCCTAATAGCCTTGCTCCGCTTGCCTTGAGGACACCGCCCCCTCCAGAGGACGACCCGGGCCTTCTGGGCCTCCCCTCCATGGCAGCCGAGGTGGGGGCCCAAAAAGAGCATCAGGCTGCCAAGAGGGCATGCTGTGCCTGCACGGGGACATCCGGCGAGGAACCCACTCCTGGAGCACTTCCAGCTCCCGGAGGCTGGGGGTCAGCTGGTGGCCCGACCTGA
- the PDE4A gene encoding cAMP-specific 3',5'-cyclic phosphodiesterase 4A isoform X4 yields MARPRGLGRIPERQLEAFPAAAAAATEDEAFLPEPLAPRAPRRPRSPPASPVFFASPSPTFRRRLRLLRGFQDLGRQAWAGLEAENGPTPSPGRSPLDSQASPGLVLHAGAATSQRRESFLYRSDSDYDMSPKTMSRNSSVTSEATSPCSVTILVRHAEDLIVTPFAQVLASLRSVRSNFSLLTNVPIPSNKRSPLGGPAPVCKATLSEETCQQLARETLEELDWCLEQLETMQTYRSVSEMASHKFKRMLNRELTHLSEMSRSGNQVSEYISTTFLDKRNEVEIPSPTIKDREKQQAPRQRPCQQPPAPGPQLQPMSQITGVKKLMHSSSLSDSSIPRFGVKTEQEELLAQELENLNKWGLNIFRVSDYAGGRSLSCIMYTIFQERDLLKKFRIPVDTMVTYMLTLEDHYHPDVAYHNSLHAADVLQSTHVLLATPALDAVFTDLEILAALFAAAIHDVDHPGVSNQFLINTNSELALMYNDESVLENHHLAVGFKLLQEDNCDIFQNLGKRQRQSLRKMVIDMVLATDMSKHMTLLADLKTMVETKKVTSSGVLLLDNYSDRIQVLRNMVHCADLSNPTKPLELYRQWTDRIMAEFFQQGDRERERGMEISPMCDKHTASVEKSQVGFIDYIVHPLWETWADLVHPDAQEILDTLEDNRDWYYSAIRQSPSPPPEEEPGGPGHPPPPDKFQFELTLDEEEEEEVCSVPGAAAVQELYTAQDASPPEGPLELDGQDPSAEVEIEEMYLTRRVDATGSVAAAGQDVSMPRGASVDVYVGCCRSIPALSPNSLAPLALRTPPPPEDDPGLLGLPSMAAEVGAQKEHQAAKRACCACTGTSGEEPTPGALPAPGGWGSAGGPT; encoded by the exons CTTGGAGGCGGAGAATGGACCGACACCGTCGCCAGGCCGCAGCCCGCTGGACTCGCAGGCGAGCCCGGGCCTTGTGCTGCATGCCGGGGCGGCCACCAGCCAGCGCCGGGAGTCCTTCCTCTACCGCTCGGACAGCGACTATGACATGTCACCCAAGACCATGTCCCGGAACTCGTCGGTCACCAGCGAGGC AACCAGCCCCTGCAGCGTGACCATCCTTGTAAG GCACGCAGAGGACCTCATCGTCACGCCGTTTGCCCAG GTGCTGGCCAGTCTCCGGAGCGTTCGCAGCAACTTCTCCCTCCTGACCAATGTGCCCATTCCCAGCAACAA GCGGTCCCCACTGGGCGGCCCAGCCCCCGTCTGCAAGGCCACGCTATCAG aggaGACGTGTCAGCAGTTGGCCCGGGAGACACTGGAGGAGCTGGACTGGTGTCTGGAGCAGCTGGAAACCATGCAGACCTACCGCTCCGTCAGCGAGATGGCTTCCCACAAG TTCAAGAGGATGCTAAACCGTGAACTCACACACCTGTCAGAGATGAGCAGGTCAGGAAACCAGGTCTCTGAGTACATCTCCACCACATTCCTGG ACAAGCGGAATGAAGTGGAGATCCCATCACCCACGATCAAAGATCGGGAAAAACAGCAAGCGCCACGGCAGAGACCTTGCCAGCAGCCCCCGGCCCCTGGGCCACAGCTCCAGCCCATGTCTCAGATCACTGGGGTGAAGAAGCTGATGCACAGCAGCAGCCTCAGTGATTCCAGCATCCCCCGCTTTGGGGTGAAGACTGAGCAAGAGGAGCTCCTGGCCCAA GAACTGGAAAACCTGAACAAGTGGGGCCTGAACATCTTTCGCGTGTCAGATTACGCTGGGGGCCGTTCCCTCAGCTGCATCATGTACACGATATTCCAG GAGCGGGACCTCCTGAAGAAGTTCCGCATCCCGGTGGACACTATGGTGACATACATGCTGACCCTAGAGGACCACTACCACCCGGATGTGGCTTACCACAACAGCCTGCATGCAGccgacgtgctgcagtccacccaTGTGCTGCTGGCCACACCGGCGTTGGAT GCCGTGTTCACGGACCTGGAGATTCTCGCTGCCCTCTTCGCGGCCGCCATCCACGACGTGGACCACCCTGGAGTCTCCAATCAGTTCCTCATCAACACCA ATTCGGAACTGGCGCTCATGTACAACGACGAGTCGGTGCTGGAGAATCACCACCTGGCCGTGGGCTTCAAGCTGCTGCAGGAAGACAACTGTGACATCTTCCAGAACCTCGGCAAGCGCCAGCGGCAGAGCCTGCGCAAGATGGTCATCGACATG GTGCTGGCCACGGATATGTCCAAGCACATGACCCTCCTGGCTGACCTGAAGACCATGGTGGAGACTAAGAAAGTGACCAGCTCGGGGGTTCTCTTGCTGGATAACTATTCCGACCGCATCCAG GTTCTACGGAACATGGTGCACTGCGCAGACCTGAGCAACCCCACCAAGCCGCTGGAGCTTTACCGCCAGTGGACCGACCGCATCATGGCCGAGTTCTTCCAGCAGGGCGACCGCGAACGTGAGCGAGGCATGGAGATCAGTCCCATGTGCGACAAGCACACAGCCTCAGTGGAGAAGTCTCAG GTGGGTTTCATCGACTATATCGTACACCCGCTGTGGGAGACGTGGGCTGACTTGGTCCACCCAGACGCCCAAGAGATCCTGGACACTCTGGAGGACAACCGGGACTGGTACTACAGCGCCATTCGGCAAAGCCCCTCGCCACCCCCcgaggaggagcctgggggaccgGGTCACCCCCCACCACCAGACAAGTTCCAGTTCGAGCTGACGCTGgacgaggaagaggaggaggaggtgtgcAGTGTCCCAGGCGCAGCTGCAGTTCAGGAATTGTACACGGCCCAGGACGCCTCCCCGCCTGAAGGCCCTTTGGAGCTTGATGGCCAGGATCCGTCTGCGGAGGTGGAGATAGAGGAAATGTACTTGACCCGGCGAGTGGACGCCACAGGTAGTGTGGCAGCAGCTGGCCAGGATGTGTCCATGCCCCGAGGCGCATCCGTGGATGTCTACGTGGGCTGCTGCCGCAGCATCCCTGCCCTGTCTCCTAATAGCCTTGCTCCGCTTGCCTTGAGGACACCGCCCCCTCCAGAGGACGACCCGGGCCTTCTGGGCCTCCCCTCCATGGCAGCCGAGGTGGGGGCCCAAAAAGAGCATCAGGCTGCCAAGAGGGCATGCTGTGCCTGCACGGGGACATCCGGCGAGGAACCCACTCCTGGAGCACTTCCAGCTCCCGGAGGCTGGGGGTCAGCTGGTGGCCCGACCTGA
- the PDE4A gene encoding cAMP-specific 3',5'-cyclic phosphodiesterase 4A isoform X6, with the protein MRSSAAPRVRPRPPALALPPAGPESLVHFSFSEEDTCWYPPGRSVSLEAENGPTPSPGRSPLDSQASPGLVLHAGAATSQRRESFLYRSDSDYDMSPKTMSRNSSVTSEATSPCSVTILVRHAEDLIVTPFAQVLASLRSVRSNFSLLTNVPIPSNKRSPLGGPAPVCKATLSEETCQQLARETLEELDWCLEQLETMQTYRSVSEMASHKFKRMLNRELTHLSEMSRSGNQVSEYISTTFLDKRNEVEIPSPTIKDREKQQAPRQRPCQQPPAPGPQLQPMSQITGVKKLMHSSSLSDSSIPRFGVKTEQEELLAQELENLNKWGLNIFRVSDYAGGRSLSCIMYTIFQERDLLKKFRIPVDTMVTYMLTLEDHYHPDVAYHNSLHAADVLQSTHVLLATPALDAVFTDLEILAALFAAAIHDVDHPGVSNQFLINTNSELALMYNDESVLENHHLAVGFKLLQEDNCDIFQNLGKRQRQSLRKMVIDMVLATDMSKHMTLLADLKTMVETKKVTSSGVLLLDNYSDRIQVLRNMVHCADLSNPTKPLELYRQWTDRIMAEFFQQGDRERERGMEISPMCDKHTASVEKSQVGFIDYIVHPLWETWADLVHPDAQEILDTLEDNRDWYYSAIRQSPSPPPEEEPGGPGHPPPPDKFQFELTLDEEEEEEVCSVPGAAAVQELYTAQDASPPEGPLELDGQDPSAEVEIEEMYLTRRVDATGSVAAAGQDVSMPRGASVDVYVGCCRSIPALSPNSLAPLALRTPPPPEDDPGLLGLPSMAAEVGAQKEHQAAKRACCACTGTSGEEPTPGALPAPGGWGSAGGPT; encoded by the exons CTTGGAGGCGGAGAATGGACCGACACCGTCGCCAGGCCGCAGCCCGCTGGACTCGCAGGCGAGCCCGGGCCTTGTGCTGCATGCCGGGGCGGCCACCAGCCAGCGCCGGGAGTCCTTCCTCTACCGCTCGGACAGCGACTATGACATGTCACCCAAGACCATGTCCCGGAACTCGTCGGTCACCAGCGAGGC AACCAGCCCCTGCAGCGTGACCATCCTTGTAAG GCACGCAGAGGACCTCATCGTCACGCCGTTTGCCCAG GTGCTGGCCAGTCTCCGGAGCGTTCGCAGCAACTTCTCCCTCCTGACCAATGTGCCCATTCCCAGCAACAA GCGGTCCCCACTGGGCGGCCCAGCCCCCGTCTGCAAGGCCACGCTATCAG aggaGACGTGTCAGCAGTTGGCCCGGGAGACACTGGAGGAGCTGGACTGGTGTCTGGAGCAGCTGGAAACCATGCAGACCTACCGCTCCGTCAGCGAGATGGCTTCCCACAAG TTCAAGAGGATGCTAAACCGTGAACTCACACACCTGTCAGAGATGAGCAGGTCAGGAAACCAGGTCTCTGAGTACATCTCCACCACATTCCTGG ACAAGCGGAATGAAGTGGAGATCCCATCACCCACGATCAAAGATCGGGAAAAACAGCAAGCGCCACGGCAGAGACCTTGCCAGCAGCCCCCGGCCCCTGGGCCACAGCTCCAGCCCATGTCTCAGATCACTGGGGTGAAGAAGCTGATGCACAGCAGCAGCCTCAGTGATTCCAGCATCCCCCGCTTTGGGGTGAAGACTGAGCAAGAGGAGCTCCTGGCCCAA GAACTGGAAAACCTGAACAAGTGGGGCCTGAACATCTTTCGCGTGTCAGATTACGCTGGGGGCCGTTCCCTCAGCTGCATCATGTACACGATATTCCAG GAGCGGGACCTCCTGAAGAAGTTCCGCATCCCGGTGGACACTATGGTGACATACATGCTGACCCTAGAGGACCACTACCACCCGGATGTGGCTTACCACAACAGCCTGCATGCAGccgacgtgctgcagtccacccaTGTGCTGCTGGCCACACCGGCGTTGGAT GCCGTGTTCACGGACCTGGAGATTCTCGCTGCCCTCTTCGCGGCCGCCATCCACGACGTGGACCACCCTGGAGTCTCCAATCAGTTCCTCATCAACACCA ATTCGGAACTGGCGCTCATGTACAACGACGAGTCGGTGCTGGAGAATCACCACCTGGCCGTGGGCTTCAAGCTGCTGCAGGAAGACAACTGTGACATCTTCCAGAACCTCGGCAAGCGCCAGCGGCAGAGCCTGCGCAAGATGGTCATCGACATG GTGCTGGCCACGGATATGTCCAAGCACATGACCCTCCTGGCTGACCTGAAGACCATGGTGGAGACTAAGAAAGTGACCAGCTCGGGGGTTCTCTTGCTGGATAACTATTCCGACCGCATCCAG GTTCTACGGAACATGGTGCACTGCGCAGACCTGAGCAACCCCACCAAGCCGCTGGAGCTTTACCGCCAGTGGACCGACCGCATCATGGCCGAGTTCTTCCAGCAGGGCGACCGCGAACGTGAGCGAGGCATGGAGATCAGTCCCATGTGCGACAAGCACACAGCCTCAGTGGAGAAGTCTCAG GTGGGTTTCATCGACTATATCGTACACCCGCTGTGGGAGACGTGGGCTGACTTGGTCCACCCAGACGCCCAAGAGATCCTGGACACTCTGGAGGACAACCGGGACTGGTACTACAGCGCCATTCGGCAAAGCCCCTCGCCACCCCCcgaggaggagcctgggggaccgGGTCACCCCCCACCACCAGACAAGTTCCAGTTCGAGCTGACGCTGgacgaggaagaggaggaggaggtgtgcAGTGTCCCAGGCGCAGCTGCAGTTCAGGAATTGTACACGGCCCAGGACGCCTCCCCGCCTGAAGGCCCTTTGGAGCTTGATGGCCAGGATCCGTCTGCGGAGGTGGAGATAGAGGAAATGTACTTGACCCGGCGAGTGGACGCCACAGGTAGTGTGGCAGCAGCTGGCCAGGATGTGTCCATGCCCCGAGGCGCATCCGTGGATGTCTACGTGGGCTGCTGCCGCAGCATCCCTGCCCTGTCTCCTAATAGCCTTGCTCCGCTTGCCTTGAGGACACCGCCCCCTCCAGAGGACGACCCGGGCCTTCTGGGCCTCCCCTCCATGGCAGCCGAGGTGGGGGCCCAAAAAGAGCATCAGGCTGCCAAGAGGGCATGCTGTGCCTGCACGGGGACATCCGGCGAGGAACCCACTCCTGGAGCACTTCCAGCTCCCGGAGGCTGGGGGTCAGCTGGTGGCCCGACCTGA